Genomic segment of Citrus sinensis cultivar Valencia sweet orange chromosome 7, DVS_A1.0, whole genome shotgun sequence:
ggaagaagCTAATAGTGGTTTTAGAAATCCTCTATGCATCACTTATGAACGTAGGGTAAATATTATCGAGCGTAATGGCGATATAAGGGCAGAGAATAGTCCACCTGCAAGACACCTTTCTTGGGAGGAGAGTCACTATTATCCAACCGTTGATTTATCAGCTTCCCAACCTGAAGTTGACAGAGTTAGAATAGAAGATGATAGTTTTATTCCTCATCCAACAGAGGTCCATCTTGATGTCGAAGACAGAATGGTACCGGATATTGAAGCACGAACTGTCCATCTTGATGCCGAAGACATGACACTACCGAATATTGAAGCAAGAACTGATAGTCCACCGGTGTTGACCATAATTCAGCCACGGTGTAGTAACAACTATTTGCCGAGACTTGGTTTGCTGGCTAGTAGTAATTCAATAAGCACAAATGATTCGTTCGTTAGTGTTGATAATTTAGCATCAAATGAAGTTGGTGATGATAGTGATGGATTTATGGAAAGACAACAATTTTCTTCCAGAGAGGTCTTGCAAGGCAAGCTCAGTGCATATGCTATAGcaagaaattttgaatataaaacctttaagTCTGGTAAGAATCTACTTGTTGTCACTTGCGTGGATAAAAACTGTAAATGGCGTCTTCGTGCTGTTAAGGTCAATAATTGTGGTATGTTCGAAATTAGGAAGTATTGCCATGTACATtcttgttcccatgatgtctCGAAGAAAGATCATCGCCAAGCTTCTGCAAAACTAATTGCCCAAAATATTCAGTTTAAGTATGAtggttcatcttcttcatataGGGCTGCAGACATTATGCAGGATTTTCAGCAACAATATGGTTACGATATAAGTTATCACAAAGCATGGAGAGCAAGGGAATGTACAATGCAAATTGTTCGAGGTTCACCTGAAGAGTCTTACAAATTGCTTCCACAATATATGGCAATGCTTGAGAAAAAGAATCTTGGGGCTCGAACTTTCCTTGAGATTGATAACACAAATCACTTCAAGTACTTCTTCATGGCAATAGGTAGTTCTTTGAGGGGATTTTCTTCTTCCATTAGGCCAGTTATTGCAGTTGATGGTACCTTTCTCAAAGGAACTATGTTCATTGCCACATGCAAGGATGGTAACAATCAGATTTATCCATTAGCTTTCGGTGTCGGTGATAGTGAGAACGATGCATCTTGGTTGTGGTTTTTCACAAAGTTGGGGGAATCAATTGGGGAAGTTGAAAATTTAGTTTTCATTTCTGACCGCCATCCAAGTATTAAGAAATCTGTATCTACTGTGTTCCCGAATGCAACCTATGGAGTTTGTACATACCACTTAAAGCAAAACCTTAGGACTCACTTTAAAGATGTTGATGTTGGTGGTATATTTGAAGCGGCTTCAAAAGCTTATCGACTAACACACTTCACATATTATATGAATGAGATATACAAGGTCAGCGAAGCAGTTGGAAAGTATCTTGAGGAGGCAGGGATTGATAAGTGAGCACGTTCGCACTTTGATGGACGACGTTACAATATTATGAATACCAACATTGCTAAATGCATGAATGGGATTTTAAAATCTGATCGATTGTTACCTATTCATAAACTAATGGATGGGATAATTGACAAACTACGAGAGTGGTTTTGTAAGCGTCGTGAAGAGGCTGCGGCTACAAATAGTCGACTGACAAAATGGGCGGATAAGGTAGTGAGAAGTAGACAAATTGCCTCTCAAACTTTTTCGAGTGATCaacttaaatctatatgaatttattgttaaagATGGTGATCTTGATGGGCATGTGAACATGTTAGAGAAAACTTGCACTTGTCGGGAATTCCAACTTGAACAATTACCATGTGTACATGCTGTGGCGGTGTGTAGGCATCGGGATTTTTCAATCTATGATTACTGCTCCCATTACTATTCAAGTGATGCATGGGTGTTAGCATATTCTGAGACTATTTATCCTGTTGGTCCTCAAGAGGGGTGGGATGTTTCTGGTGATGTATGTGCCCGCGAAGTACATCCTCCTCTAGAAAAGCGGTCAAGTGGGCgtccaaaaaataatagaataccATCTAGGGGTGAGGAAAAGGTGCCTCGTAAATGCAGTCGGTGTGGTGGTCGTGGACACAATCGACTCAAATGCATGACGCCAATGTCGTTACATGAGTGATAccttgttttaaatttatatgcaATGTAAGTGTCTCAATTCTTGGTattcat
This window contains:
- the LOC107176416 gene encoding uncharacterized protein LOC107176416 — translated: MDGIIDKLREWFCKRREEAAATNSRLTKWADKVVRNGDLDGHVNMLEKTCTCREFQLEQLPCVHAVAVCRHRDFSIYDYCSHYYSSDAWVLAYSETIYPVGPQEGWDVSGDVCAREVHPPLEKRSSGRPKNNRIPSRGEEKVPRKCSRCGGRGHNRLKCMTPMSLHE